Proteins encoded by one window of Micromonospora coxensis:
- a CDS encoding ATP-binding protein, producing MTNADPPTPRTVVPIEPSLLIAEAFDQAQVTELRHSVTSCAHAAGLDGQRLDDFVLAVNELITNAVRHGGGQGSLRLWRRSGELVCEVADHGRGISAQRLGDRSRPAAETAGGWGLWLARELSDTMEVETSTAGTTVRISSAVTADRRARAE from the coding sequence ATGACGAACGCAGATCCCCCCACACCGCGTACGGTTGTGCCCATCGAACCTTCCCTCCTCATCGCCGAGGCCTTCGACCAGGCGCAGGTGACCGAGCTACGGCACTCGGTCACCTCCTGCGCGCACGCCGCGGGGCTCGACGGGCAGCGCCTCGACGACTTCGTGCTGGCGGTCAACGAGTTGATCACCAACGCGGTCCGGCACGGCGGCGGCCAGGGCTCGCTGCGGCTGTGGCGGCGCTCCGGCGAGCTGGTCTGCGAGGTCGCCGACCACGGGCGCGGCATCAGCGCGCAGCGGCTGGGCGACCGGTCCCGGCCGGCGGCGGAGACCGCGGGCGGGTGGGGTCTCTGGCTGGCCCGCGAGCTGAGCGACACGATGGAGGTCGAGACCAGCACGGCCGGCACCACGGTACGGATCAGCAGCGCCGTGACGGCCGACCGGCGTGCCAGGGCGGAGTGA
- a CDS encoding SigE family RNA polymerase sigma factor: MRDAQSFDEFYRSTSPRTLRYGHAVAGDHGEAQDLVQEAYARAWRQWGKLATHPAPEAWLRLVVSRLAADRFRRLKGWRTAMSRTGPPQDVRPPGEDTVLLVGALRQLPPNQRQALALHYLFDMPVEEIARETRVPTGTVKSWLSRGRSRLAELLPGVTSEELEVNDVA; encoded by the coding sequence ATGAGGGACGCACAGAGTTTCGACGAGTTCTACCGGAGCACGTCACCACGGACGCTCCGGTACGGCCACGCGGTGGCGGGCGACCACGGCGAGGCCCAGGACCTCGTGCAGGAGGCGTACGCCCGGGCCTGGCGACAGTGGGGGAAGCTGGCCACCCATCCGGCGCCGGAGGCGTGGCTGCGGCTGGTGGTCAGCCGGCTGGCCGCCGACCGGTTCCGGCGCCTGAAGGGCTGGCGTACGGCGATGAGCCGCACCGGGCCACCCCAGGACGTGCGACCACCCGGCGAGGACACCGTCCTGCTGGTCGGCGCGCTGCGGCAGCTGCCGCCCAACCAGCGCCAGGCGCTGGCCCTGCACTACCTGTTCGACATGCCGGTGGAGGAGATCGCCCGTGAGACGCGGGTGCCCACCGGCACCGTGAAGTCCTGGCTGTCCCGGGGCAGGTCGAGGTTGGCCGAGCTGCTGCCCGGTGTCACCTCCGAGGAGCTGGAGGTCAACGATGTCGCGTGA
- the glpK gene encoding glycerol kinase GlpK yields the protein MTGEYVAAIDQGTTSSRCIVFDRAGEIVSVAQREHRQIFPQPGWVEHDAEEIWTNVQQVVRDALEDAGTGPEGLAAVGITNQRETTVVWDRTTGRPVANAIVWQDTRTGPLLRELAHSYGEQRLRERTGLTLATYFAGPKLRWLLDNVDGLRERAERGEVLFGTMDSWLIWKLTGRHVTDVTNASRTMLMDLETLDWDPELLEAMRVPAAMLPEIRSSAEVYGNGDGLLPGVPVASALGDQQAALFGQTCFQPGEAKCTYGTGSFLLLNTGASPVPSSHGLLTTVAYRIDGHPAAYALEGAIAVTGSLVQWLRDNLGVISSAPEVEELARTVDDNGGCYVVPAFSGLFAPHWRSDARGVIAGLTGYITKGHLARAVLEASAWQTREVVDAMNADSDVALRRLRVDGGMTANGLLMQFLADVLDVPVVRSRITETTCLGAAYAAGLAVGFWPDLATLRAQWRSDAQWESTMTPEHRERELRQWRKAVQRTLDWVD from the coding sequence ATGACCGGAGAGTACGTCGCCGCCATCGACCAGGGCACCACCTCGTCACGGTGCATCGTCTTCGACCGGGCCGGGGAGATCGTCTCCGTCGCCCAGCGGGAGCACCGACAGATTTTCCCCCAGCCGGGCTGGGTGGAGCACGACGCCGAGGAGATCTGGACCAACGTCCAGCAGGTGGTGCGGGACGCGCTGGAGGACGCCGGGACCGGCCCGGAGGGGCTGGCCGCGGTGGGCATCACCAACCAGCGGGAGACCACCGTCGTCTGGGACCGGACCACCGGCCGCCCGGTGGCCAACGCGATCGTCTGGCAGGACACCCGCACCGGCCCGCTGCTGCGCGAGCTGGCCCACTCGTACGGGGAGCAGCGGCTGCGCGAGCGGACCGGGCTGACCCTGGCCACCTACTTCGCCGGCCCGAAGCTGCGCTGGCTGCTCGACAACGTCGACGGGCTGCGCGAGCGCGCCGAGCGGGGCGAGGTGCTCTTCGGCACCATGGACAGCTGGCTGATCTGGAAGCTGACCGGGCGGCACGTCACCGACGTGACGAACGCCAGCCGGACCATGCTGATGGACCTGGAGACCCTCGACTGGGATCCGGAGCTGCTGGAGGCGATGCGGGTGCCGGCGGCGATGCTGCCGGAGATCCGTTCCTCGGCCGAGGTGTACGGCAACGGCGACGGGCTGCTGCCCGGGGTGCCGGTGGCCAGCGCCCTCGGCGACCAGCAGGCCGCCCTGTTCGGCCAGACCTGCTTCCAGCCGGGCGAGGCGAAGTGCACCTACGGCACCGGCAGCTTCCTGCTGCTCAACACCGGGGCCAGTCCGGTCCCCTCCTCGCACGGCCTGCTCACCACGGTCGCCTACCGGATCGACGGGCATCCGGCCGCGTACGCCCTGGAGGGGGCGATCGCGGTGACCGGGTCGCTGGTGCAGTGGCTGCGCGACAACCTGGGGGTGATCTCCTCCGCCCCGGAGGTGGAGGAGCTGGCCCGCACGGTCGACGACAACGGCGGCTGCTACGTCGTGCCGGCCTTCTCCGGGCTCTTCGCGCCGCACTGGCGCAGCGACGCCCGAGGGGTGATCGCCGGGCTGACCGGCTACATCACCAAGGGGCACCTGGCCCGGGCGGTGCTGGAGGCGTCGGCCTGGCAGACCCGCGAGGTGGTCGACGCGATGAACGCCGACTCGGACGTGGCGCTGCGCCGGCTGCGGGTGGACGGCGGGATGACCGCCAACGGTCTGCTGATGCAGTTCCTCGCCGACGTCCTCGACGTGCCGGTGGTCCGCTCCCGGATCACCGAGACCACCTGCCTCGGCGCGGCGTACGCGGCCGGGCTGGCGGTCGGGTTCTGGCCGGACCTGGCCACGCTGCGCGCCCAGTGGCGCTCCGACGCCCAGTGGGAGTCCACCATGACGCCGGAGCACCGGGAGCGGGAGCTGCGCCAGTGGCGCAAGGCCGTGCAGCGCACCCTCGACTGGGTGGACTGA
- a CDS encoding UPF0182 family membrane protein — MRSSPLPRMSRRGRVTIGVLVGVFVLFTLLGWGVQAWTDWLWFEEVRYTQVFTGVLVTRLLLFLTIGVAMALFVGGNLWLAYRLRPQLRPHSLEQATLERYRMLISPRIGTWIALTAVVLGLFAGLSAQSRWNQWLLFRNGGDFGVKDPEFGVDVGFYVFQLPFWRYLLGVGFTAVVLALLGALAVHYIFGGVRLQGVGDRMTNAARAHLSTLVAVFVLLKAVAYVLDRRAMLLEYNEGAKLYGAGYADVNALLPAKEILAYISVVVAIAIIVFSNAVMRNLVWPGISLALLGVSAVAIGGIYPWAVQTFEVKPSARDKEAPYIERSITATRAAFGLVDTKTTGYAASNLVPPATLASDTAVVPNVRLLDPQLVSETYTQLQQVRGFYDFGPKLDIDRYSVANKTSDYVVGVREINYNELTDQQSNWINKHTVYTHGYGLVAAPANQVVCGGQPYFVSGFLGEKAQEACSSQAEQIPASQPRIYYGERMGADDYAIVGQAGEGRNAEFDRPTTEAGGEQYYTYTGEGGVEIGSFTRRLLYAIKEQESNFLLSEAVNDNSRLLYVRNPRDRVEKVAPFLTVDGDPYPAVVGGRVQWIIDGYTTAATYPYAERVNLQTETADELTNRGTFQLARENVNYMRNSVKATVDAYDGTVRLYEFDDSDPVLKAWNKAFGGDLVLPKNAIPAELAEHFRYPADMFKVQRNLLTKFHVTDPGDFYSGQDFWQVPNVPDAPDSGQKQPPYYLFTQFPGQEAPRFQLTAAVTPNGRQNLAALISGSYVDGQPKLEVLELPDQTRISGPVQVHQQMTNNANIRQQLNLLSSNQAQVQYGNLLSLPFGDGMLYVEPVYVKSNQQDAYPLLQKVLLSYGDGGSYVVLADNITDGIKQLVDQGKRAAPGGGTPPPGGTPPPPPGGVNPPPLTGELATAAQRVQTAIAEVKAAQASGDFERYGRALKALDEAMTAFQQAQQAASPAGGASPTPSGSPSGTPSPTPSG, encoded by the coding sequence ATGCGTAGCAGCCCCCTGCCGAGGATGAGTCGGCGCGGACGCGTCACCATCGGTGTCCTGGTGGGGGTGTTCGTGCTCTTCACCCTGCTCGGCTGGGGCGTCCAGGCGTGGACGGACTGGCTCTGGTTCGAGGAGGTCCGGTACACCCAGGTCTTCACCGGCGTGCTGGTGACCCGCCTGCTGCTCTTCCTCACCATCGGCGTGGCGATGGCGCTCTTCGTCGGCGGCAACCTCTGGTTGGCGTACCGGCTGCGCCCGCAACTGCGGCCGCACTCGCTGGAGCAGGCCACCCTGGAGCGGTACCGGATGCTGATCAGCCCCCGGATCGGCACCTGGATCGCCCTGACCGCGGTCGTGCTCGGCCTCTTCGCCGGGCTCTCGGCGCAGAGCCGGTGGAACCAGTGGCTGCTCTTCCGCAACGGCGGCGACTTCGGCGTCAAGGACCCGGAGTTCGGCGTCGACGTCGGCTTCTACGTCTTCCAGCTGCCCTTCTGGCGCTACCTGCTCGGGGTCGGCTTCACCGCCGTGGTGCTCGCCCTGCTGGGCGCGCTCGCCGTGCACTACATCTTCGGCGGCGTCCGGTTGCAGGGCGTCGGCGACCGGATGACAAACGCCGCGCGGGCCCACCTCAGCACGCTCGTCGCCGTCTTCGTCCTGCTCAAGGCCGTCGCGTACGTGCTGGACCGGCGGGCGATGCTGCTGGAGTACAACGAGGGGGCCAAGCTCTACGGCGCCGGCTACGCCGACGTCAACGCGCTGCTGCCGGCCAAGGAGATCCTGGCCTACATCTCGGTGGTGGTCGCGATCGCGATCATCGTGTTCTCCAACGCGGTGATGCGGAACCTGGTCTGGCCGGGCATCTCGCTGGCCCTGCTCGGCGTCTCCGCCGTCGCCATCGGCGGCATCTACCCGTGGGCGGTGCAGACCTTCGAGGTCAAGCCGAGCGCCCGGGACAAGGAGGCGCCGTACATCGAGCGCAGCATCACCGCCACCCGTGCCGCGTTCGGCCTGGTCGACACGAAGACCACCGGGTACGCGGCGAGCAACCTGGTCCCACCTGCGACGCTGGCCTCCGACACCGCGGTGGTGCCGAACGTCCGGCTGCTCGACCCGCAGCTGGTCTCCGAGACGTACACCCAGCTCCAGCAGGTCCGGGGCTTCTACGACTTCGGCCCGAAGCTCGACATCGACCGGTACTCGGTGGCGAACAAGACCTCCGACTACGTGGTCGGCGTCCGTGAGATCAACTACAACGAGCTGACCGACCAGCAGAGCAACTGGATCAACAAGCACACCGTCTACACCCACGGGTACGGGCTCGTCGCGGCCCCGGCCAACCAGGTGGTCTGCGGTGGTCAGCCGTACTTCGTCTCCGGCTTCCTCGGCGAGAAGGCCCAGGAGGCGTGCTCCTCGCAGGCCGAGCAGATCCCGGCCAGCCAGCCGCGGATCTACTACGGCGAGCGGATGGGCGCCGACGACTACGCCATCGTCGGGCAGGCCGGGGAGGGCCGCAACGCCGAGTTCGACCGGCCCACCACGGAGGCGGGCGGCGAGCAGTACTACACCTACACCGGTGAGGGCGGCGTCGAGATCGGCTCGTTCACCCGCCGGCTGCTCTACGCGATCAAGGAGCAGGAGTCGAACTTCCTGCTCTCCGAGGCGGTCAACGACAACTCCCGGCTGCTCTACGTGCGCAACCCGCGCGACCGGGTGGAGAAGGTCGCGCCCTTCCTCACCGTCGACGGCGACCCCTACCCGGCGGTGGTGGGCGGCCGGGTCCAGTGGATCATCGACGGCTACACCACGGCGGCGACCTACCCGTACGCCGAGCGGGTCAACCTGCAGACCGAGACCGCCGACGAGCTGACCAACCGGGGCACCTTCCAGCTGGCCCGGGAGAACGTCAACTACATGCGCAACTCGGTGAAGGCCACCGTCGACGCGTACGACGGCACGGTGCGCCTCTACGAGTTCGACGATAGCGACCCGGTGCTCAAGGCGTGGAACAAGGCCTTCGGCGGTGACCTGGTGCTGCCGAAGAACGCCATCCCGGCCGAGCTGGCCGAGCACTTCCGCTACCCGGCCGACATGTTCAAGGTGCAGCGCAACCTGCTCACCAAGTTCCACGTCACCGACCCCGGCGACTTCTACTCCGGCCAGGACTTCTGGCAGGTGCCGAACGTGCCGGACGCGCCGGACAGCGGGCAGAAGCAGCCGCCGTACTACCTGTTCACCCAGTTCCCCGGGCAGGAGGCGCCCCGGTTCCAGCTCACCGCCGCGGTCACCCCGAACGGCCGGCAGAACCTCGCCGCGCTGATCTCCGGGTCGTACGTCGACGGGCAGCCCAAGCTGGAGGTGCTGGAGCTGCCGGACCAGACCCGGATCTCCGGGCCGGTGCAGGTGCACCAGCAGATGACCAACAACGCCAACATCCGGCAGCAGCTCAACCTGCTCTCGTCCAACCAGGCGCAGGTGCAGTACGGCAACCTGCTCTCGCTGCCGTTCGGCGACGGGATGCTGTACGTCGAGCCGGTCTACGTCAAGAGCAACCAGCAGGACGCGTACCCGCTGCTGCAGAAGGTGCTGCTCTCGTACGGCGACGGCGGCTCGTACGTCGTGCTGGCCGACAACATCACCGACGGCATCAAACAGCTCGTCGACCAGGGCAAGCGGGCCGCCCCCGGCGGCGGCACCCCGCCCCCGGGCGGCACCCCGCCGCCCCCTCCCGGCGGCGTCAACCCGCCGCCGCTGACCGGCGAGCTGGCCACCGCGGCGCAGCGGGTGCAGACGGCCATCGCCGAGGTCAAGGCCGCGCAGGCGTCCGGCGACTTCGAGCGGTACGGGCGGGCCCTGAAGGCCCTCGACGAGGCGATGACCGCGTTCCAGCAGGCCCAGCAGGCGGCCTCGCCGGCCGGCGGCGCGAGCCCGACGCCGAGCGGCAGCCCGTCCGGCACGCCCTCGCCCACACCGAGCGGCTGA
- a CDS encoding phosphoribosylaminoimidazolesuccinocarboxamide synthase, whose protein sequence is MELLHSGKVRDVYADGDDLILVASDRISIYDVVLPTPIPDKGKLLTALSLWWFAQLADLVPNHVISATDVPAEFAGRAIRCRRLDMVPVECVARGYLTGGGLKEYQATGKVSGVELPRGLVEASILPEPIFTPSTKAPVGEHDEPITFAEVVDKVGGETAERLRQITIDVYRRGAELAADRGILVADTKIELGWAADGTLTIGDELLTSDSSRFWPAESYQPGRAQFSYDKQYVRDWATGSGWDKQGPAPEVPAEVVEATRARYVDVYEKLTGNRWA, encoded by the coding sequence GTGGAACTTCTGCACTCGGGCAAGGTCCGGGACGTCTACGCCGACGGCGACGACCTGATCCTGGTCGCCTCCGACCGCATCTCGATCTACGACGTGGTGCTGCCGACGCCCATCCCCGACAAGGGGAAGCTGCTCACCGCCCTGTCGCTCTGGTGGTTCGCGCAGCTGGCCGACCTGGTGCCGAACCACGTCATCTCGGCCACCGACGTGCCCGCCGAGTTCGCCGGCCGGGCGATCCGCTGCCGCCGGCTGGACATGGTGCCGGTGGAGTGCGTGGCGCGCGGCTACCTGACCGGCGGGGGACTCAAGGAGTACCAGGCCACCGGCAAGGTCTCCGGGGTCGAACTGCCGCGTGGCCTGGTCGAGGCGTCCATCCTGCCCGAGCCGATCTTCACCCCGTCGACCAAGGCGCCGGTGGGCGAGCACGACGAGCCGATCACCTTCGCCGAGGTGGTGGACAAGGTCGGCGGCGAGACCGCCGAGCGGCTGCGGCAGATCACCATCGACGTCTACCGCCGGGGCGCGGAACTCGCCGCCGACCGGGGCATCCTGGTCGCCGACACCAAGATCGAGCTCGGTTGGGCGGCCGACGGCACCCTGACGATCGGCGACGAGCTGCTCACCTCCGACTCGTCCCGGTTCTGGCCGGCCGAGTCGTACCAGCCGGGGCGGGCCCAGTTCTCCTACGACAAGCAGTACGTGCGGGACTGGGCCACCGGCAGCGGCTGGGACAAGCAGGGCCCGGCGCCCGAGGTCCCCGCCGAGGTGGTCGAGGCGACCCGGGCCCGCTACGTCGACGTCTACGAGAAGCTGACCGGCAACCGCTGGGCCTGA
- a CDS encoding ABC transporter substrate-binding protein, producing the protein MNGPNSSSVAQERTVPAARPSPSRPGADPARRRLLGALLAVPALATGGLTGCRAEVADAVDDGPIELSVFWYGTARRAQATERALRLYSDRNPRVTFRVTWQGAAGYYDRIATQAAGGNVPDLFQLDDGMLTEYAQRGIALDLGPYVAGGRLDLRGLPPGLAAYGTVDGRTVGVPAAQTHPVVVYNRDLLRRLGMPVPTIMPWAEYLDWAARVTRASGGRVAGTMDPSGDQRALWLWLRGQGGKFYQGRQLGFDSTALVDWFELWQRARLDRATPAAALVDRADSGDPARQLVVTGHTAASFAWSHQLPELQRHTDDELGLAGFPGPAAAQWDQASMYWAAFQGTRHPAVVADVLNFLTTSVEVGRILGIERGLPAAVAVREVVTGALDDPAAKRVAALGLTLRDLVGPAPAPPPKGHGRVRTLLAASARTIRNGDAGVRATTAKFMAQAQAALAG; encoded by the coding sequence GTGAATGGTCCGAACTCGTCCAGCGTCGCCCAGGAGCGCACCGTGCCCGCTGCCCGCCCCTCGCCGTCCCGGCCCGGCGCCGACCCGGCCCGGCGGCGGCTGCTCGGCGCGCTGCTCGCGGTGCCGGCGCTCGCCACCGGCGGGCTCACCGGCTGCCGCGCCGAGGTCGCCGACGCGGTGGACGACGGCCCGATCGAGCTGTCGGTCTTCTGGTACGGCACGGCCCGGCGGGCCCAGGCCACCGAGCGGGCGTTGCGGCTCTACTCGGACCGCAACCCCCGGGTCACCTTCCGGGTGACCTGGCAGGGCGCGGCCGGCTACTACGACCGGATCGCCACCCAGGCCGCCGGCGGCAACGTGCCGGACCTGTTCCAGCTCGACGACGGCATGCTGACCGAGTACGCGCAGCGCGGCATCGCCCTCGACCTCGGCCCGTACGTCGCCGGCGGCCGGCTCGACCTGCGTGGCCTGCCGCCCGGGCTGGCCGCCTACGGCACGGTGGACGGTCGGACCGTCGGCGTCCCGGCCGCGCAGACCCACCCGGTCGTGGTCTACAACCGGGACCTGCTGCGCCGGCTCGGGATGCCCGTCCCGACGATCATGCCGTGGGCCGAGTACCTCGACTGGGCCGCCCGGGTGACCCGGGCCAGCGGCGGGCGGGTCGCCGGCACCATGGACCCCTCCGGCGACCAGCGGGCCCTCTGGCTGTGGCTACGCGGCCAGGGCGGCAAGTTCTACCAGGGCCGGCAGCTCGGCTTCGACTCGACGGCGTTGGTGGACTGGTTCGAACTCTGGCAGCGCGCCCGGCTGGACCGGGCCACCCCGGCCGCCGCCCTGGTCGACCGCGCCGACTCGGGCGACCCGGCGCGGCAGCTCGTGGTCACCGGGCACACGGCCGCCTCGTTCGCCTGGTCCCACCAGCTCCCCGAGTTGCAGCGCCACACCGACGACGAGTTGGGGCTGGCCGGCTTTCCCGGCCCGGCGGCCGCCCAGTGGGACCAGGCCTCGATGTACTGGGCCGCCTTCCAGGGCACCCGGCACCCGGCGGTGGTGGCGGACGTCCTCAACTTCCTCACCACCAGCGTCGAGGTGGGCCGGATCCTCGGCATCGAACGAGGACTCCCGGCCGCCGTCGCGGTACGGGAGGTCGTCACCGGGGCCCTCGACGATCCGGCCGCGAAGCGCGTCGCCGCCCTGGGATTGACCCTGCGCGACCTGGTCGGCCCCGCCCCGGCACCACCGCCCAAGGGGCACGGCCGGGTGCGTACCCTGCTCGCCGCCTCGGCCCGGACGATCCGCAACGGAGACGCCGGGGTACGCGCGACCACCGCGAAGTTCATGGCGCAGGCGCAGGCGGCGCTGGCCGGTTGA
- a CDS encoding YlbL family protein, translating to MRRRGVTVLLGALLTTLLSIGVLGAPIPYVVLGPGPTVDTLGTSDGKEVIQVTGRATSTSAGQLRMTTVGVQPTVKLRAAIAGWLSDDEAVVPRELVYPPGESQEEVEKRNAEDFQNSQSSAETAALVELGYPVEVVVKEVAADGPAQGVLKAGDVVTTVDGAKVTSATKLVELVRGKPAGTALRIGYTRDGVAGTATVTSREQDGRPRIGLVPDQRQPHPFNLKIDLNNIGGPSAGLMFALGIVDKLEPADLTGGKVVAGTGTIDDEGRVGPIGGIAQKLVGAKEAKADVFLVPADNCAEAVRNPQPDLPLIRVGSLDEALTALETLRAGGQPTLCKPA from the coding sequence ATGAGACGTCGCGGCGTGACCGTCCTCCTCGGTGCTCTGCTCACCACCCTGCTCAGCATCGGCGTGCTCGGCGCCCCGATCCCGTACGTGGTGCTCGGCCCCGGGCCGACCGTCGACACCCTCGGCACCTCCGACGGCAAGGAGGTCATCCAGGTGACCGGGCGGGCGACGTCCACCTCCGCCGGCCAGCTGCGGATGACCACCGTGGGCGTGCAGCCCACGGTCAAGCTGCGCGCGGCGATCGCCGGCTGGCTCTCCGACGACGAGGCCGTGGTCCCCCGCGAGCTGGTCTACCCGCCGGGGGAGAGCCAGGAGGAGGTGGAGAAGCGCAACGCCGAGGACTTCCAGAACTCGCAGAGCAGCGCCGAGACCGCCGCGCTCGTCGAACTCGGCTACCCGGTCGAGGTGGTGGTCAAGGAGGTCGCCGCGGACGGCCCGGCGCAGGGCGTGCTCAAGGCCGGTGACGTGGTGACCACGGTCGACGGGGCGAAGGTCACCAGCGCGACCAAGCTGGTCGAGCTGGTCCGGGGCAAGCCGGCCGGCACCGCGCTGAGGATCGGCTACACCCGCGACGGGGTGGCCGGCACGGCCACCGTGACCAGCCGGGAGCAGGACGGCCGGCCCCGGATCGGCCTGGTGCCCGACCAGCGTCAGCCGCACCCGTTCAACCTCAAGATCGACCTCAACAACATCGGCGGGCCGAGCGCCGGGCTGATGTTCGCGCTCGGCATCGTCGACAAGCTCGAACCGGCCGACCTCACCGGCGGGAAGGTCGTCGCCGGCACCGGCACCATCGACGACGAGGGCCGGGTCGGGCCGATCGGTGGCATCGCGCAGAAACTGGTCGGGGCGAAGGAGGCCAAGGCGGACGTCTTCCTCGTGCCGGCCGACAACTGCGCCGAGGCGGTCCGCAATCCACAGCCCGACCTGCCCCTGATCAGGGTCGGTTCGCTGGACGAGGCGCTGACCGCGCTGGAGACCCTGCGCGCGGGTGGGCAACCGACGCTGTGCAAGCCGGCATGA
- a CDS encoding ribose-phosphate diphosphokinase has translation MRDIAVFSGTAHPELAAEICAHLDVPLHPVRVSRFANDCLEVQLQANCRERDVFLIQPLVPPVQENLVELLLMIDAARGASAGRITVVLPHYAYARSDKKDAPRISIGGRLVADLLTSAGAHRVLALTLHSPQVHGFFSVPVDHLHALRELATHFRRYDLSNTVVVSPDLGNAKEAAAFARMLGTPVAAGAKQRFSDDRVKISTVIGDVADRDVIVLDDEIAKGSTVIELMAHLRELKVRSIRLACTHGLFSGGALERLGEQDGVLEIVCTNTVPIPAQKRVPKLEVLSVAPALAEAMRRIHNGESVSALFG, from the coding sequence GTGCGTGACATCGCCGTGTTCAGTGGAACCGCCCATCCGGAACTCGCCGCCGAGATCTGTGCCCACCTCGACGTGCCGTTGCACCCCGTGCGGGTCTCCCGGTTCGCCAACGACTGCCTGGAAGTGCAGTTGCAGGCGAACTGCCGGGAGCGGGACGTCTTCCTGATCCAGCCCCTGGTACCGCCGGTGCAGGAGAACCTGGTCGAGCTGCTGCTCATGATCGACGCTGCCCGGGGCGCGTCGGCCGGCCGGATCACCGTGGTGCTGCCGCACTACGCGTACGCCCGGTCGGACAAGAAGGACGCCCCGCGCATCTCCATCGGCGGCCGGCTCGTCGCCGACCTGCTCACCTCCGCCGGCGCGCACCGGGTGCTCGCGCTGACCCTGCACTCACCGCAGGTGCACGGCTTCTTCAGCGTCCCGGTCGACCATCTGCACGCGCTGCGCGAGCTGGCCACCCACTTCCGTCGCTACGACCTGAGCAACACCGTCGTGGTCTCGCCGGACCTGGGCAACGCCAAGGAGGCGGCGGCCTTCGCCCGGATGCTCGGCACCCCGGTCGCGGCCGGCGCGAAGCAGCGGTTCAGCGACGACCGGGTCAAGATCAGTACGGTGATCGGCGACGTCGCCGACCGGGACGTGATCGTCCTGGACGACGAGATCGCCAAGGGCAGCACGGTCATCGAGCTGATGGCCCACCTGCGCGAACTCAAGGTGCGCTCGATCCGGCTCGCCTGCACCCACGGCCTGTTCTCCGGCGGGGCGCTGGAACGGCTCGGCGAGCAGGACGGCGTGCTGGAGATCGTCTGCACCAACACGGTGCCGATTCCGGCGCAGAAGCGGGTGCCGAAGCTGGAGGTCCTCTCGGTGGCGCCCGCGCTGGCCGAGGCGATGCGCCGGATCCACAACGGGGAGTCGGTCAGCGCGCTCTTCGGCTGA